A window of Rhabdothermincola salaria contains these coding sequences:
- a CDS encoding YceI family protein, with protein sequence MASIHDLTPGTWDVDPSHTTVGFVGRHLMITKVRGRFSGVTGTVTVAEDRTQSSVTATIDMASVDTRDEGRDAHLRGEDFFDVEHHPTMTFASTEVRQDGGDFVLVGDLTIKGVTKPVELELEFDGVSGDPWGGTRAGFTAKGEVNRKDWGLEWNVALETGGVLVGDKIKIELDVQVVQHVEEPANA encoded by the coding sequence ATGGCCTCGATCCACGACCTCACCCCCGGCACCTGGGACGTCGACCCCTCCCACACCACCGTCGGCTTCGTCGGCCGCCACCTCATGATCACCAAGGTGCGAGGTCGCTTCAGCGGGGTCACCGGCACCGTCACCGTGGCCGAGGACCGAACGCAGTCCTCGGTGACGGCCACCATCGACATGGCCTCGGTCGACACCCGCGACGAGGGCCGCGACGCCCACCTGCGCGGCGAGGACTTCTTCGACGTCGAGCACCACCCCACCATGACGTTCGCCAGCACCGAGGTGCGCCAGGACGGCGGGGACTTCGTGCTCGTCGGCGACCTCACCATCAAGGGCGTCACCAAGCCGGTGGAGCTCGAGCTCGAGTTCGACGGCGTCAGCGGCGACCCGTGGGGCGGCACCCGCGCCGGCTTCACCGCCAAGGGCGAGGTCAACCGCAAGGACTGGGGCCTCGAGTGGAACGTGGCCCTCGAGACCGGCGGGGTGCTCGTCGGCGACAAGATCAAGATCGAGCTCGACGTGCAGGTCGTCCAGCACGTCGAAGAGCCCGCCAACGCCTGA
- a CDS encoding flavodoxin family protein — MSESEPLTAFGLNCSLKGTDAGPSSTHLLLTEVMEAFGGHGVHSLGIERVVDHDVRPGVTSDEGHGDEWPVLRDKVLAADILVLGTPIWLGHAASPAQRVLERLDAFLAEFDDRGRPVAFDKVAVVAVVGNEDGAHHVSAELFQGLNDVGFTIPAQGVTYWVGEAMHGTDYQDLPDGSEKTRTTTRTVAANGAHLARSLRGEGYPA; from the coding sequence ATGAGCGAGTCGGAGCCGCTGACCGCCTTCGGGCTCAACTGCAGCCTCAAGGGCACCGACGCCGGACCATCGAGCACCCACCTGTTGCTGACCGAGGTCATGGAGGCGTTCGGCGGCCACGGTGTGCACTCGCTCGGCATCGAGCGGGTCGTCGACCACGACGTCCGGCCCGGTGTGACGAGCGACGAGGGCCACGGCGACGAATGGCCGGTCCTGCGCGACAAGGTGCTGGCCGCCGACATCCTCGTGCTGGGCACACCGATCTGGCTGGGTCACGCCGCCAGTCCCGCTCAACGGGTGCTCGAGCGCCTCGACGCCTTCCTCGCCGAGTTCGACGACCGGGGACGTCCCGTCGCCTTCGACAAGGTGGCGGTGGTGGCAGTCGTCGGCAACGAGGACGGTGCTCACCACGTGAGCGCCGAGCTCTTCCAGGGGTTGAACGACGTGGGCTTCACCATTCCCGCCCAGGGCGTCACCTACTGGGTGGGCGAGGCCATGCACGGCACCGACTACCAGGACCTCCCGGATGGCAGCGAGAAGACCCGCACCACCACGAGGACGGTGGCGGCCAACGGCGCCCACCTGGCGCGTTCGCTGCGCGGGGAGGGCTACCCGGCCTGA
- a CDS encoding MarR family winged helix-turn-helix transcriptional regulator, with protein sequence MTEWLDDTEMAAWRGLLGVHADVLAELENDLVARHGVTAGDYAVLVALSEAPGDHLRMCDLAAHLHLSPSGLTRRLDGLVKAGLVAREPSSDDRRVILAVLTSEGRARLDAAAPDHVAGVRQAFLDHLDPAQVAALADACAAVLQGRAQRDAAGAPARAAAP encoded by the coding sequence ATGACCGAGTGGCTCGACGACACCGAGATGGCGGCGTGGCGAGGACTCCTCGGGGTGCACGCCGACGTGCTCGCCGAGCTCGAGAACGACCTCGTGGCCCGGCACGGCGTCACCGCCGGCGACTACGCCGTGCTGGTGGCGCTGTCGGAGGCTCCGGGCGACCACCTGCGGATGTGTGACCTCGCCGCCCACCTCCACCTCTCGCCGAGTGGGCTCACCCGCCGTCTCGACGGGCTCGTGAAGGCCGGTCTCGTGGCCCGTGAACCGTCCTCCGACGACCGACGCGTGATCCTCGCGGTGCTCACCTCCGAGGGCCGGGCTCGCCTCGATGCGGCCGCTCCCGACCATGTCGCAGGGGTCCGACAGGCGTTCCTCGACCACCTGGACCCGGCTCAGGTCGCCGCTCTGGCCGACGCCTGCGCCGCCGTGCTCCAGGGCCGGGCCCAGCGAGACGCGGCCGGGGCCCCGGCGCGAGCCGCGGCCCCCTGA